From Selenomonas ruminantium AC2024, a single genomic window includes:
- the rpoN gene encoding RNA polymerase factor sigma-54: protein MHQEQSLNMNLSQHLAMTMKLQQAIQILQLSAQDLKAEIEKEYLENPALEMEYGDGADTRQMENLRAENLSALAEYLEGDGNTSNGGFSDASSREHVFESATPVSTTLERELLEQAEFAFQAEEDLAVATFIIGSIDDWGYLTLPLKEIAATMQVTEEKAEAVLAVIQSFEPLGVGARDLAECLRIQAKALGIYEGLVAAVIDKHLPEVADARIKEIAAAEKCKPADVQVAVDIVRKLDPKPGSAYGGEAASYITPDVVVSKTANGYQVNLNDTYIPQLKISSIYKNAEEYDKDTQKYINKRLSAASWLINSIEQRRSTIKKVVEEIVRVQQDFLEQGMKKLHPLTMQEVADAIGVHESTVSRAVANKYAELPGGIIALRKFFTANLAKSGDGEDFIASQAKDVIKELIEGENPQKPLSDQKLCELLKTRKMEISRRTVMKYREALGYPSSVKRKRY from the coding sequence ATGCATCAGGAACAATCACTAAATATGAACCTGTCGCAGCATCTGGCGATGACCATGAAGCTGCAGCAGGCTATTCAGATTCTGCAGCTGTCGGCGCAGGATTTGAAGGCTGAGATAGAAAAGGAATACTTGGAAAATCCCGCTCTGGAGATGGAATATGGCGATGGCGCCGATACGCGGCAGATGGAGAATCTGCGGGCGGAGAATCTTTCTGCTTTAGCCGAGTATCTCGAAGGAGATGGCAATACCTCCAATGGCGGCTTTAGTGATGCCAGTTCCCGCGAACACGTTTTTGAATCGGCTACGCCGGTCAGTACGACTTTGGAGCGGGAACTGTTGGAGCAGGCTGAATTTGCCTTTCAGGCGGAAGAAGATTTGGCCGTTGCGACCTTCATCATTGGTTCGATTGACGATTGGGGATATCTGACCCTGCCGTTAAAGGAAATTGCCGCCACCATGCAGGTGACGGAGGAAAAGGCTGAGGCGGTACTGGCGGTTATTCAGAGTTTTGAGCCGTTGGGCGTTGGCGCCCGTGATTTGGCGGAGTGCCTGCGGATTCAGGCTAAGGCCTTGGGCATTTATGAGGGGCTGGTGGCTGCCGTTATCGACAAGCATCTGCCGGAGGTGGCCGATGCCCGCATTAAGGAAATTGCTGCGGCGGAAAAATGCAAGCCTGCTGATGTGCAGGTGGCCGTGGATATCGTCCGCAAGCTCGACCCCAAGCCCGGCAGCGCCTATGGCGGGGAGGCGGCCAGTTACATCACGCCCGATGTGGTGGTGTCCAAGACCGCGAACGGCTATCAGGTAAACCTCAACGATACATATATTCCGCAGCTCAAAATATCCTCCATCTACAAAAATGCTGAGGAATACGACAAGGACACGCAAAAGTACATCAACAAGCGGCTGAGTGCCGCATCCTGGCTCATTAACAGCATTGAACAGCGCCGCAGCACCATCAAGAAGGTGGTGGAAGAAATCGTGCGCGTACAGCAGGACTTTCTGGAACAGGGCATGAAAAAACTCCACCCCCTGACCATGCAGGAGGTGGCCGATGCCATCGGTGTCCATGAGTCCACAGTCAGCCGCGCTGTGGCCAATAAGTACGCCGAACTGCCGGGGGGCATTATCGCCTTGCGCAAGTTCTTTACCGCGAATCTGGCCAAGAGCGGTGACGGCGAAGATTTCATTGCCAGTCAGGCCAAGGACGTCATCAAGGAGCTTATCGAAGGAGAAAATCCGCAGAAGCCCTTGAGCGACCAAAAACTCTGTGAACTTTTGAAAACAAGAAAGATGGAGATTTCCCGC